One stretch of Paroedura picta isolate Pp20150507F chromosome 13, Ppicta_v3.0, whole genome shotgun sequence DNA includes these proteins:
- the UQCR10 gene encoding cytochrome b-c1 complex subunit 9, giving the protein MALGTQVYNLLFRRTSTFALTIVVGVLFFERAFDQGANALYEHLNQGKLWKHIKHKYETDEK; this is encoded by the exons ATGGCGCTGGGCACTCAGGTGTACAATTTGCTTTTTCGCCGCACCTCCACCTTCGCCCTGACGATCGTCGTGGGCGTGCTGTTCTTCGAGCGGGCGTTCGACCAGGGCGCCAACGCTTTATACGAACACCTGAACCAAGGG AAGCTGTGGAAGCACATCAAGCATAAATACGAGACTGATGAAAAATAA
- the ZMAT5 gene encoding zinc finger matrin-type protein 5, with protein sequence MGKRYFCDYCERSFQDNLHNRKKHLNGVQHLRAKKVWYDLFRDAAAVLQEEQSKKPCRKFLQTGQCDFGSNCRFSHMTEVDLEKLNAQVQEERRAKEQQRGGVANPPGTVEEWLEKRAKRLGSAQTNSTDPEEESVFQYPPGWPPVHELPPSLQAPPPGGWLVPPHLQWG encoded by the exons ATGGGGAAGCGCTACTTCTGCGACTACTGTGAACGCTCGTTTCAGGATAATCTCCACAACAGGAAGAAGCACCTGAATGGGGTGCAGCACCTGAGGGCCAAGAAGGTCTGGTATGACTTATTTCGAG ATGCTGCAGCTGtccttcaggaggagcagagtAAGAAGCCCTGCCGGAAGTTCCTGCAGACAG GGCAATGTGACTTTGGCTCCAATTGCAGGTTCTCTCACATGACTGAGGTGGATTTGGAGAAGCTGAACGCACAGGTACAAG aggagaggagagcgaAGGAACAGCAGCGGGGCGGGGTAGCGAATCCCCCAGGGACCGTCGAGGAGTGGCTGGAGAAGAGAGCCAAGCGGCTCGGCTCAGCTCAGACGAACAG CACCGACCCTGAGGAAGAGTCCGTTTTCCAGTATCCGCCTGGTTGGCCCCCAGTGCATGAACTCCCGCCTTCCCTTCAGGCTCCTCCTCCTGGTGGATGGCTGGTCCCGCCCCATCTCCAGTGGGGATGA